CGACGACGCCCTGTCCTACCTCGGCTGCCGCGCCGACGTCGCGACGATCGACCCGCACACGCTCGACGACGTGCTGGCCTCGGTCCGCGAGGTCGGCCGCCTCACCGGCCGGGAGGAGGCCGCCGCGACGCTCGTCGCGTCCCTCGACGCCCGGCTGCAGGCGGTCGCCGACCGCGTCGCTGGGCGGGCGCGGCCCCGCGTGCTGGTGCTGGAGTGGACCGATCCGCCGTTCGCGCCCGGGCACTGGATCCCCGAGATGGTCGTCCGCGCCGGCGGGGAGCCGACGCTGGGCGTCGCCGGCACCCGGTCGAGCCGGATCACGTGGGACGACGCCGTCGGCTCGCGGCCCGACGTGGTGGTGTGCGCCCCGTGCGGCTTCGGCCTCGACGGCAGCGCCGCCCTCGCGGCGGACGTGCGCCACCGCTTCCCCGGCGTCCCGGTGTGGGCCGTCGACGCCGACGGGCACTTCGCCCGCCCCGGCCCGCGGCTCGTCGACGGGGTCGAGGCGCTGGCCGGCATCCTCCACCTGCACGGCGACGAGCCCCGTGCGGCCAGGCGGGTCTGAGCGACCCCGCACCGAGCGGCGGCTCAGCCGCCCAGTCCGGCCCGGTGGGCGGGCAACACCGGCTGCGACCGCCTGAACGACGACGAGGCGAGGTGTCCCGCATGGAGTGCGGGACACCTCGCCTCGTGACGAGTGGAGCTGCGGGGAATCGAACCCCGGTCCTCGAGCGCCGAACCAGGTCTTCTCCGGGTGCAGTCCGTGATGTCGTTTTCTCGGCCCCGGCGCTCGCACAGACACGTCGCCGACAGGCCCAGTCAGGATTGAGTCCCGGCCGCCCCTCCTGACAGAGAGCGACCAGCAAGTCTCCTAGATGAGGCCTGGATCCGGGACGGAGACGGGTGCCCGGTCAGACCCTTCGATCACTGCTCAGGCAGCGAGAGCGAAGTCGTTGCGATTGGAGTCGGCAACTGTGGTTTCCAGCGATCGTTTACGAGATGACGCTGGCTTCTCGACCCGCTTCCCCTGGAACTAACGTCCCAAGTCGAAACCGATCAGCCCCTCTTGTGTTGTCAAGCAGACCGGACCGCACACGTCGTTCGCGGCCTGCACGCCCCAGTCTAGGTGCCACAACCGCGAACCCGCGAACGCTATTCCCCCGGGCGTCCCTCGTGCCCCTCGGCAGCCGTCGTGGGTGCGTGCAGTCGTACGCGCGTGATGCGGTGCCCGTCGACCTCGACGACCTCCAGCACGCGGCCCTCGACCACCACCCGGTCGCCCCTCTCGGCCATCCGTGCGAGGCGGTGCAGGACGTAGCCGGCCACGGTCTCGTAGGGCCCGTCGTCGAGCTCCACGCCGGTCCTCTCGCGGAACTCCTCGATGGTGATGCCGGCATCGACGGTGGTGGGATCGGCGGACGCGGCGATCTCGGCGTCGCGGTCGTACTCGTCGTGGATCTCCCCGACCAGCTCCTCCATAAGGTCTTCGAGCGTGACGATGCCGTCGGTGCCGCCGTACTCGTCGACGACCAGCGCGATGTGCGCGCCGAGGCTGCGCAGCTGGTCGATCGAGGGCAGCACCCGGTTGGTGCGCGGCAGCACCGGCAGCTCGCGCACGATGTCGGCGACGGTCGTGGCGTGGTCGTCGGACCGGCCCAGCACGTCGCGCAGGTGGAGATAGCCGAGCACCTCGTCGAACGACTCGCCGGTGACCGGGTAGCGCGTGTAGGCCTCGCCGACGATGACCTGCACCGCCTCGGCGAGGCTCAGGTCGCCGGCGAGGAACACCACGTCGCCGCGGGGGCGCATCACCTCGCTCAGGGAGCGGTCGCCCGCCTCGAACACGTCGTCGACGATCTTGCGCTCGCCGGCCGGGATGTCCTCGTGGCCGGAGATCATCATCCGCAGCTCCTCCTCGTCGACCTCGTCGCCGGCGGCGTCGGGGTTGCCGCCGAGGAGGCGGACCAGCAGGTTGGTGGAGAGCGACAGCAGCCAGATCACCGGGGTCATCACGGTGGCGAAGCGGCCCAGCGGCGGGGCGAACATCTTGGCCACGCCGACCGAGCGCTGCAGCGCCAACCGCTTGGGCACCAGCTCGCCGAGCACCAGTGACAGGTAGGACACGACGAGGGTGGTCACGACCAGCGACACCGTCTCCGGGGCCGGCAGGCCCAGGCTCTCGAAGGCCGGGGCGAAGGACGGCGCGAGCGTGGAGGCACCGAACGCGGCGGAGAAGAAGCCCGCGACGGTGACGCCGATCTGCACCGCCGACAGGAAGCGGTTGGGGTCGCGCGCGAGCGAGGCGACCGCGTGCCCGCGACCGCCCTGGGACTCCATCCGGTCGACCTGGCCCGCCCGCAGCGAGACGAGCGCGATCTCGGTCGCCGCGAAGACCCCGCCCACGAGGATGAAGGCGAGGACCAGCAGGACGTCCACCCACGTGCCGGAATCCACGCCGACAACCTAGCCGGGGCTGCTCAGCCGGCGGCGACCAGCGCTGCTCCCACGGCCGCGACGGGGTAGTGCTGCGGCACCATGCTGAGCCGGTCGGCCAGGCCGAGGGAGGCGAGGAACGCCGACCCCTCCCCCAGCGCCCGGAGCTGGCGGACGACCTCGACGCGCAGCGGCTCGCCTACCTCGGCGACGCCGCCACCGAGCACGATGCACTCGGGGTCGATCGTGAGGCCGAGCGCCCGGACGGCGCACGCCACGCCCCAGCAGAACCGGTCCCGTACGGCGACGGCGCCGGGGTCGCCGTCGGCGGCCGCCGCGAACAGCGCCGCGGCCGGCGGGCCGTCGACCGTCGGCCACGCCTTGGCGAGCGCGCGCCCGGAGGCGACCGTCTCCAGGCAGCCGAACTGACCGCAGCCGCAGGCCGCCCCGGCCGGATCGATGGGCAGGTGCCCGATCTCGCCCGCCGCACCGTGCTCACCGCGCCGTAGCCGGCCGTCGATCACGAGCCCGGCCGCGAGGCCGGTGCCGACGCTGAGGTAGACCACGTCATCGGCGGCGACGAGGGCCCGCGCCGCCAGCGCGGCCGCGTTGACGTCGTTCTCGACCACCACCGGCACGCCCAGCCGCGCCGCGAGCAGGTCGCGCAGCGGGAGGTCGTCGCCGTTGACGCCGAGGTTGACCGCGTGGCGCAGCATGCCGCGCTCGACGTCGACGAGGCCCGGCACCCCCACGCCGACGCTGCAGGTGAGGGGGCTGCCCATCGCCCGGCCGAGGTCCTCGAAGACCCGTGCGGCCGTGGCCACGACGCCCTCGGCGCCCGGCTCGGTGGAGCGGCGGACCTGGGCCAGGACCGTGCCGTCGTCGCCGACGACCACGCCGTGGGTCTTGGTGCCGCC
This genomic stretch from Nocardioides renjunii harbors:
- a CDS encoding cobalamin-binding protein, producing MRIVSLIPSATEILFALGAGDDVVGVTFECDHPAEARERRVVSTSAMPEGLTPRGIDDFVGAALAAGEDLYRLDSGALAELDADLVVTQDLCAVCAVDVGTVDDALSYLGCRADVATIDPHTLDDVLASVREVGRLTGREEAAATLVASLDARLQAVADRVAGRARPRVLVLEWTDPPFAPGHWIPEMVVRAGGEPTLGVAGTRSSRITWDDAVGSRPDVVVCAPCGFGLDGSAALAADVRHRFPGVPVWAVDADGHFARPGPRLVDGVEALAGILHLHGDEPRAARRV
- a CDS encoding ROK family protein produces the protein MSTAHAGAPTRATAAGTATGAVASTQAGGMRAVGLDIGGTKTHGVVVGDDGTVLAQVRRSTEPGAEGVVATAARVFEDLGRAMGSPLTCSVGVGVPGLVDVERGMLRHAVNLGVNGDDLPLRDLLAARLGVPVVVENDVNAAALAARALVAADDVVYLSVGTGLAAGLVIDGRLRRGEHGAAGEIGHLPIDPAGAACGCGQFGCLETVASGRALAKAWPTVDGPPAAALFAAAADGDPGAVAVRDRFCWGVACAVRALGLTIDPECIVLGGGVAEVGEPLRVEVVRQLRALGEGSAFLASLGLADRLSMVPQHYPVAAVGAALVAAG
- a CDS encoding hemolysin family protein, which codes for MDSGTWVDVLLVLAFILVGGVFAATEIALVSLRAGQVDRMESQGGRGHAVASLARDPNRFLSAVQIGVTVAGFFSAAFGASTLAPSFAPAFESLGLPAPETVSLVVTTLVVSYLSLVLGELVPKRLALQRSVGVAKMFAPPLGRFATVMTPVIWLLSLSTNLLVRLLGGNPDAAGDEVDEEELRMMISGHEDIPAGERKIVDDVFEAGDRSLSEVMRPRGDVVFLAGDLSLAEAVQVIVGEAYTRYPVTGESFDEVLGYLHLRDVLGRSDDHATTVADIVRELPVLPRTNRVLPSIDQLRSLGAHIALVVDEYGGTDGIVTLEDLMEELVGEIHDEYDRDAEIAASADPTTVDAGITIEEFRERTGVELDDGPYETVAGYVLHRLARMAERGDRVVVEGRVLEVVEVDGHRITRVRLHAPTTAAEGHEGRPGE